A window of Streptomyces armeniacus contains these coding sequences:
- a CDS encoding ArsR/SmtB family transcription factor has protein sequence MAATEEEPPPRRVGDPESLKALAHPLRLKILRALGTSGPATSTTLAERLGENTGTLSYHLRQLERGGFIEDVPGRTGGRERWWRAVRNIDVRRPPQEELTDAERAIMGELDRMRLEEDIGLARRFTLEAAGSEGWMRGSRSLSHLTKDELNDFHDAYLELLRRFSRGPEDAPPDARPVLLRWFGLPAD, from the coding sequence ATGGCCGCCACCGAAGAAGAGCCGCCCCCGCGCCGGGTCGGCGACCCCGAGAGCCTGAAGGCACTCGCCCACCCCCTGCGCCTCAAGATCCTGCGTGCGCTGGGCACTTCGGGCCCCGCCACCTCCACGACCCTCGCCGAGCGCCTGGGCGAGAACACCGGCACGCTCAGCTACCACCTGCGCCAGCTCGAGCGCGGCGGCTTCATCGAGGACGTCCCCGGGCGGACCGGCGGCCGCGAGCGGTGGTGGCGGGCGGTGCGCAACATCGACGTACGGAGGCCGCCGCAGGAGGAGTTGACGGACGCCGAGCGCGCGATCATGGGCGAGCTCGACCGTATGAGACTGGAGGAGGACATCGGCCTCGCGCGCCGGTTCACGCTCGAGGCGGCCGGCTCCGAGGGCTGGATGCGCGGTTCACGCAGCCTCAGCCATCTGACCAAGGACGAGCTGAACGACTTCCACGACGCCTATCTGGAGCTGCTGCGCCGCTTCAGCCGTGGCCCCGAGGACGCGCCGCCCGACGCCCGCCCGGTGCTGCTGCGCTGGTTCGGGCTGCCCGCCGACTGA
- a CDS encoding DUF6458 family protein, producing MGIVLCIVMLAVGAILTLAVDWDVQAVNLDVAGLVLMAVGLLGLSVYISIFKRRRTQPPSPAAPISVEDNRHHWE from the coding sequence ATGGGCATCGTCTTGTGCATCGTCATGCTGGCCGTGGGGGCGATCCTCACGCTGGCCGTCGACTGGGACGTGCAGGCCGTGAACCTCGATGTCGCCGGGCTCGTCCTGATGGCGGTCGGCCTGCTCGGGCTGTCCGTCTACATCAGCATCTTCAAACGGCGCCGCACGCAGCCGCCGAGCCCGGCCGCGCCGATCAGCGTCGAGGACAACCGGCACCACTGGGAGTAG
- a CDS encoding LURP-one-related/scramblase family protein encodes MRYLVRERVFGIGDDFWVEDENGERAFLIDGKALRLRETFELKDREGNVLAVIRKKAISLRDTMRVERDGEVMVTVREKRFTPMRKVYRAELATGEELEIRGDLIGKEYDIEYEGERLARVSRKWFRVRDTYAVQVEREDSDPAVLIAVAVCVDRLMEREEEDGGGEE; translated from the coding sequence ATGAGATATCTGGTACGGGAACGCGTGTTCGGCATCGGCGACGACTTCTGGGTCGAGGACGAGAACGGCGAACGCGCCTTCCTCATCGACGGCAAGGCCCTGCGGCTGCGCGAGACATTCGAGCTGAAGGACCGGGAGGGGAACGTCCTCGCCGTCATCCGGAAGAAGGCCATCAGCCTGCGCGACACGATGCGGGTCGAGCGGGACGGCGAGGTCATGGTCACCGTCCGCGAGAAGCGCTTCACCCCGATGCGGAAGGTGTACCGCGCGGAGCTGGCCACCGGTGAGGAGCTGGAGATCCGGGGCGACCTGATCGGCAAGGAGTACGACATCGAGTACGAGGGGGAGCGGCTGGCCCGCGTCTCGCGGAAGTGGTTCCGGGTGCGCGACACGTACGCGGTGCAGGTGGAGCGGGAGGACTCGGACCCGGCGGTGCTGATCGCGGTGGCGGTGTGCGTGGACCGTCTGATGGAACGGGAGGAGGAGGACGGGGGCGGGGAGGAGTAG
- a CDS encoding GntR family transcriptional regulator: protein MPSPSTTTPPAAPATADAPAKQPPAADRVYAHIKQAVLERQYEGGMLLTEGELAGAVGVSRTPVREALLRLEAEGLIKLYPKKGALVLPVSAQEISDVVETRLLVEEHAVRKAATSTPAGLTERLEELLARQRTEASAGQLAEVAVSDRCFHAEIVRATGNAILVRLYDQLRDRQLRMGVAVMHAHPERVAKNITEHAHILAAIRSGDADAAADSVRQHVGRVRHLVRGDLP from the coding sequence ATGCCTTCCCCGTCCACCACCACACCACCCGCCGCCCCCGCAACCGCCGACGCGCCGGCCAAGCAGCCGCCCGCCGCGGACCGGGTGTACGCGCACATCAAGCAGGCGGTGCTGGAGCGGCAGTACGAGGGCGGGATGCTGCTCACGGAGGGCGAGCTGGCCGGGGCCGTCGGGGTGTCCCGTACGCCGGTGCGCGAGGCGCTGCTGCGGCTCGAGGCCGAGGGGCTGATCAAGCTCTACCCCAAGAAGGGCGCCCTCGTGCTGCCCGTCTCGGCGCAGGAGATCTCCGACGTCGTCGAGACCCGGCTGCTCGTCGAGGAGCACGCGGTCCGCAAGGCCGCCACCTCCACGCCCGCCGGGCTGACCGAACGGCTGGAGGAGCTGCTCGCACGGCAGCGCACCGAGGCCTCCGCCGGGCAGCTTGCCGAGGTCGCCGTGAGCGACCGCTGCTTCCACGCCGAGATCGTCCGCGCCACCGGCAACGCCATCCTCGTACGCCTCTACGACCAGCTGCGCGACCGCCAGCTGCGGATGGGCGTCGCCGTGATGCACGCCCACCCCGAGCGCGTCGCCAAGAACATCACCGAGCACGCCCACATCCTCGCGGCCATCCGCTCCGGCGACGCCGACGCGGCGGCCGACTCCGTACGGCAGCACGTCGGCCGGGTGCGGCACCTGGTGCGCGGTGATCTGCCGTGA
- a CDS encoding SseB family protein — protein sequence MYGYDQSAAAGHGHPSHGQQPHHGQQQHAGQQHVHQQHAAHQQQYAQQAQQQPPPPYGQQPLYPEPSPPSLAEAVRAFTTGTMGGEEFQGIFSTSKVYCPRGDNPGFLALHNTQQPVIPMFSTLKELRRYAGKESKYFVITGAEVLDLLPSGYGFVLDMEGEHRVVFDAKAVEEMVDFAMRRMYG from the coding sequence ATGTACGGCTACGACCAGAGCGCGGCCGCGGGGCACGGCCATCCCTCGCACGGCCAGCAGCCCCACCACGGCCAGCAGCAGCACGCCGGCCAGCAGCACGTGCATCAGCAGCATGCCGCGCACCAGCAGCAGTACGCGCAGCAGGCGCAGCAGCAGCCCCCGCCGCCGTACGGTCAGCAGCCGCTCTACCCCGAGCCCTCGCCGCCGTCCCTCGCCGAGGCCGTCCGCGCCTTCACCACGGGCACGATGGGCGGCGAGGAGTTCCAGGGCATCTTCTCGACCTCGAAGGTCTACTGCCCGCGCGGCGACAACCCCGGCTTCCTCGCCCTGCACAACACCCAGCAGCCCGTCATCCCCATGTTCAGCACGCTCAAGGAGCTGCGGCGGTACGCGGGCAAGGAGTCCAAGTACTTCGTCATCACCGGCGCCGAGGTGCTGGACCTGCTGCCCTCCGGGTACGGCTTCGTGCTCGACATGGAGGGCGAGCACCGGGTCGTCTTCGACGCGAAGGCCGTCGAGGAGATGGTCGACTTCGCGATGCGCCGCATGTACGGCTGA
- a CDS encoding maleylpyruvate isomerase family mycothiol-dependent enzyme, which translates to MSDHPNLQPYADAWTQSIESISELVRPLAEGEWNRATDCTGWSVRDVVSHIIGIECELLGDPRPIHTLPRDIRHVTDEFSRHMEIQVDVRRHHTGPEMTSELEYTIIRRSRQLRNEKRKPDANVRHVLPGWPEVTLERQLMLRAFDVWVHEQDIRRALRMPGNLDSPAALVTRDVLVEGLGKVVAKRAEAPPNSAVVIDVSGPVEFMRTVRVDKDGRGTVSGSPSLGPAATLSMGWETYVRLACGRVRAEAVAEDIKTEGDAGLATAILNGFTVVP; encoded by the coding sequence GTGTCCGACCACCCAAACCTTCAGCCATACGCCGATGCCTGGACTCAGTCCATCGAGTCGATATCCGAGCTGGTGCGGCCGCTTGCCGAGGGCGAGTGGAACCGCGCGACCGACTGCACGGGGTGGTCGGTGCGCGATGTCGTCTCGCACATCATCGGCATCGAATGCGAATTGCTGGGCGACCCGCGTCCCATCCACACGCTCCCGCGCGACATCCGTCACGTGACGGACGAGTTCAGCCGCCACATGGAGATCCAGGTCGACGTGCGGCGGCACCACACAGGGCCCGAGATGACCAGCGAGCTGGAGTACACGATCATCCGGCGCTCACGCCAGTTGCGGAACGAGAAGCGGAAGCCGGACGCGAACGTACGGCACGTCCTGCCGGGCTGGCCCGAGGTGACCCTCGAACGGCAGCTGATGCTGCGGGCGTTCGACGTCTGGGTGCACGAACAGGACATCCGCCGCGCGCTGCGGATGCCCGGCAACCTCGACTCTCCGGCGGCGCTGGTGACCCGCGACGTACTCGTCGAGGGCCTGGGCAAGGTGGTCGCCAAGCGGGCGGAGGCGCCGCCGAACTCGGCCGTCGTCATCGACGTGAGCGGCCCCGTCGAGTTCATGCGCACGGTGCGCGTGGACAAGGACGGCCGCGGCACGGTGAGCGGCAGCCCCTCGCTCGGGCCGGCGGCGACGCTGTCGATGGGCTGGGAGACGTACGTGCGGCTCGCCTGCGGGCGGGTCCGGGCGGAGGCGGTGGCGGAGGACATCAAGACGGAGGGGGACGCGGGGCTCGCGACGGCCATCCTGAACGGTTTCACGGTGGTTCCCTGA
- a CDS encoding M18 family aminopeptidase: MTNASRFDRGHTDELLTFLAESPTPYHAVASAAKLLEKAGFREVEETAAWDGTAGGKYVLRGGALVAWYVPEGAAAATPFRIVGAHTDSPNLRVKPVPDTGANGWRQVAVEIYGGTLLNTWLDRDLGLAGRLSLRDGTTRLVNVDRPLLRVPQLAIHLDRQVNDGLKLDRQRHMTPVWGLGDAREGDLIAFLVEECGLTRESGPRVTAEDVTGWDLMVHSVEPPAYLGRERELAAGPRMDNLLSVHAGAAALAAAAERTDLGCVPVLAAFDHEENGSQSDTGADGPLLGTVLERSVFARGGSYEDRARAYAGTVCLSSDTGHAVHPNYPERHEPGHLPMPNGGPILKVNVNQRYATDGAGRAVFAAACEKANVPWQHFVSNNAMPCGTTIGPITAARHGITTVDIGVAILSMHSARELCGADDPFLLANALAAFLAD, encoded by the coding sequence ATGACCAACGCCAGTCGCTTCGACCGCGGACACACCGACGAGTTGCTGACCTTCCTCGCGGAATCGCCCACGCCCTACCACGCAGTGGCCAGTGCCGCGAAGCTGCTGGAGAAGGCGGGCTTCCGGGAGGTCGAGGAGACGGCCGCCTGGGACGGCACGGCGGGCGGGAAGTACGTCCTGCGAGGCGGCGCCCTCGTGGCGTGGTACGTGCCGGAGGGCGCCGCCGCCGCGACGCCCTTCCGCATCGTGGGCGCCCACACCGACTCCCCCAACCTGCGGGTCAAGCCCGTCCCCGACACGGGCGCGAACGGATGGCGGCAGGTCGCCGTCGAGATCTACGGCGGCACGCTGCTGAACACCTGGCTCGACCGCGACCTCGGGCTGGCCGGCCGGCTGTCCCTGCGGGACGGCACGACCCGGCTGGTGAACGTCGACCGGCCGCTGCTGCGGGTGCCGCAGCTCGCCATCCACCTCGACCGGCAGGTCAACGACGGGCTGAAGCTGGACCGCCAGCGGCACATGACCCCGGTCTGGGGGCTCGGCGACGCGCGCGAGGGTGATCTGATCGCGTTCCTCGTCGAGGAGTGCGGCCTCACACGGGAGTCCGGACCGCGGGTGACGGCCGAGGACGTCACGGGCTGGGATCTGATGGTGCACAGCGTGGAACCTCCTGCGTATCTCGGCCGGGAACGGGAGCTGGCGGCCGGGCCCCGGATGGACAACCTGCTGTCCGTGCACGCGGGCGCCGCGGCACTCGCGGCGGCGGCCGAGCGTACGGATCTCGGGTGCGTGCCGGTGCTGGCGGCGTTCGACCACGAGGAGAACGGCAGCCAGTCGGACACAGGGGCGGACGGCCCGCTGCTCGGCACGGTGCTGGAACGGTCCGTCTTCGCCCGCGGCGGCAGCTACGAGGACCGGGCGCGCGCCTACGCCGGCACGGTCTGCCTGTCCTCCGACACCGGCCACGCCGTGCACCCCAACTACCCGGAGCGGCACGAGCCGGGCCACCTCCCGATGCCGAACGGCGGCCCGATCCTCAAGGTGAACGTGAACCAGCGCTACGCCACGGACGGCGCCGGGCGCGCGGTGTTCGCGGCGGCCTGCGAGAAGGCGAACGTGCCGTGGCAGCACTTCGTCTCCAACAACGCGATGCCGTGCGGGACGACGATCGGTCCCATCACCGCCGCCCGGCACGGCATCACGACCGTCGACATAGGCGTCGCGATCCTGTCCATGCACTCGGCGCGCGAACTGTGCGGCGCCGACGACCCGTTCCTGCTGGCGAACGCGCTCGCCGCCTTCCTGGCGGACTGA
- a CDS encoding acyl-CoA dehydrogenase, with translation MGHYKSNLRDIEFNLFEVLERDTVYGTGPFAEMDIETAKSVLSEIARLAENELAESYEDGDRNPPVFDPVTNTAPVPASFKKSYQAYMDAEWWRLGVPEEIGGTTAPRSLLWGFAETVLGSNPAVWMYASGPAFAGVLHEEGTEEQHKIAKLMADKQWGSTMVLTEPDAGSDVGAGRAKAVQQDDGTWHIEGVKRFITSGEHDMSENIVHFVLARPEGHGPGTKGLSLFIVPKYDFDWETGELGERNGVYATNVEHKMGLKVSNTCEMTFGAGGPTQAGGSGGAPAKGWLLGEKHDGIRQMFKIIEFARMMVGTKAIATLSTGYLNALEYAKERVQGADLAQFTDKTAPRVTITHHPDVRRSLLTQKAYAEGMRALVLYTAAVQDEILLKEYEGEDASAEKRLNDLLLPIVKGYGSEKSYEQLAQSLQTLGGSGYLQEYPIEQYIRDAKIDTLYEGTTAIQGQDFFFRKVVRDQGQALTALSEEIKKFLAEAKGGEDLAAARDELSRAAGDLEAIVGAMLTDLAATEKDVKSIYKVGLNTTRFLMASGDVVIGYLLLRGAAVAAEKLAEISANGGATKDVPFYEGKIAAAKFFAANVLPGLAVQRSLSESVDLSVMELDESAF, from the coding sequence ATGGGGCACTACAAGTCGAATCTCCGCGACATCGAGTTCAACCTCTTCGAGGTGCTCGAGCGCGACACGGTGTACGGCACCGGACCGTTCGCGGAGATGGACATCGAGACCGCCAAGAGCGTGCTTTCCGAGATCGCGCGGCTGGCGGAGAACGAGCTGGCCGAGTCGTACGAGGACGGCGACCGCAACCCGCCGGTGTTCGACCCGGTGACCAACACCGCGCCGGTCCCCGCCTCGTTCAAGAAGAGCTACCAGGCGTACATGGACGCCGAGTGGTGGCGGCTGGGCGTGCCCGAGGAGATCGGCGGCACCACCGCGCCGCGCTCGCTGCTGTGGGGCTTCGCCGAGACCGTCCTCGGGTCCAACCCGGCCGTGTGGATGTACGCGTCCGGCCCCGCCTTCGCCGGTGTGCTGCACGAGGAGGGCACCGAGGAGCAGCACAAGATCGCGAAGCTGATGGCGGACAAGCAGTGGGGCTCCACGATGGTGCTGACCGAGCCGGACGCCGGCTCGGACGTGGGCGCGGGGCGCGCCAAGGCGGTGCAGCAGGACGACGGCACCTGGCACATCGAGGGCGTGAAGCGCTTCATCACCTCCGGTGAGCACGACATGTCCGAGAACATCGTGCACTTCGTGCTGGCCCGGCCCGAGGGCCACGGCCCCGGCACGAAGGGCCTGAGCCTCTTCATCGTGCCGAAGTACGACTTCGACTGGGAGACGGGGGAGCTCGGCGAGCGCAACGGCGTCTACGCCACCAACGTCGAGCACAAGATGGGCCTCAAGGTCTCCAACACCTGCGAGATGACCTTCGGCGCGGGGGGCCCCACCCAGGCCGGAGGCTCTGGGGGAGCGCCCGCGAAGGGCTGGCTGCTCGGCGAGAAGCACGACGGCATCCGCCAGATGTTCAAGATCATCGAGTTCGCCCGGATGATGGTCGGCACGAAGGCCATCGCGACGCTGTCCACCGGCTACCTGAACGCGCTCGAGTACGCCAAGGAGCGGGTGCAGGGCGCCGACCTGGCGCAGTTCACCGACAAGACGGCGCCGCGTGTCACCATCACCCACCACCCGGACGTGCGCCGCTCGCTGCTCACGCAGAAGGCGTACGCCGAGGGCATGCGGGCGCTGGTGCTCTACACCGCCGCTGTCCAGGACGAGATCCTGCTCAAGGAGTACGAGGGCGAGGACGCCTCGGCGGAGAAGCGGCTCAACGACCTGCTGCTGCCGATCGTGAAGGGCTACGGCTCCGAGAAGTCCTACGAGCAGCTGGCGCAGTCCCTGCAGACGCTCGGCGGCTCGGGCTATCTGCAGGAGTACCCGATCGAGCAGTACATCCGGGACGCCAAGATCGACACGCTCTACGAGGGCACCACCGCGATCCAGGGCCAGGACTTCTTCTTCCGCAAGGTCGTACGCGACCAGGGCCAGGCGCTCACCGCGCTCTCCGAGGAGATCAAGAAGTTCCTCGCGGAGGCGAAGGGCGGCGAGGACCTGGCCGCCGCGCGCGACGAGCTGTCCCGCGCCGCCGGCGACCTGGAGGCGATCGTCGGCGCGATGCTGACCGACCTGGCCGCCACGGAGAAGGACGTCAAGTCCATCTACAAGGTCGGGCTGAACACCACCCGCTTCCTGATGGCCTCCGGCGACGTCGTGATCGGCTACCTCCTGCTGCGCGGCGCGGCGGTCGCCGCAGAGAAGCTGGCGGAGATCTCCGCGAACGGCGGTGCCACCAAGGACGTGCCGTTCTACGAGGGCAAGATCGCGGCGGCGAAGTTCTTCGCCGCGAACGTCCTGCCGGGCCTCGCCGTGCAGCGCTCGCTGTCCGAGTCGGTGGATCTGTCCGTGATGGAACTGGACGAGTCGGCCTTCTGA
- a CDS encoding carbon-nitrogen family hydrolase — protein sequence MRASSSNSPTNSPDSAPNPGADPAADPPADASFHVALVQLRVDPDEPVSARRERTAALVRAQRGADLVVLPELWPVGAFAFDRFEAEAEPARHGPTAEAMSAAARDAGVWLHAGSVVERAPGGELFNTSLVFSPDGELAATYRKIHRFGFDRGEATLMDAGTQPVTVPHPSAVLGLATCYDLRFPELFRALVDAGARLLVVPAGWPARRAAHWSLLARARAVENQCYVLACGTAGTHAGVLQAGHSAVIDPWGEVVAEASDTEERVLTAVIDPAEVGRVREKFPALKDRVL from the coding sequence GTGCGCGCTTCTTCGTCGAACTCGCCGACGAACTCGCCGGACTCGGCGCCGAACCCGGGAGCGGACCCCGCGGCGGACCCGCCGGCGGACGCGTCGTTCCACGTGGCGCTCGTACAACTGCGCGTGGATCCGGACGAGCCGGTCAGCGCACGCCGGGAGCGTACGGCCGCTCTCGTACGCGCCCAGCGCGGCGCCGACCTCGTGGTGCTGCCCGAGCTGTGGCCCGTCGGCGCCTTCGCCTTCGACCGGTTCGAGGCGGAGGCCGAGCCCGCGCGCCACGGCCCCACCGCCGAGGCCATGTCGGCGGCGGCACGTGACGCGGGCGTGTGGCTGCACGCCGGGTCCGTGGTCGAACGCGCCCCCGGCGGCGAGCTGTTCAACACCTCGCTCGTCTTCTCGCCGGACGGCGAACTCGCCGCCACCTACCGCAAGATCCACCGGTTCGGCTTCGACCGCGGCGAGGCCACGCTGATGGACGCAGGCACGCAGCCCGTCACCGTGCCGCACCCGTCCGCCGTCCTCGGCCTGGCCACCTGCTACGACCTGCGCTTCCCGGAGCTGTTCCGGGCGCTCGTCGACGCGGGCGCGCGGCTCCTCGTCGTCCCCGCGGGCTGGCCCGCCCGCCGCGCCGCGCACTGGTCGCTCCTCGCCCGCGCCCGCGCCGTCGAGAACCAGTGCTACGTGCTGGCCTGCGGCACGGCCGGTACGCACGCGGGCGTATTGCAGGCAGGGCACAGCGCGGTCATCGACCCTTGGGGCGAGGTCGTCGCGGAGGCGTCGGACACGGAAGAACGCGTCCTCACGGCGGTCATCGACCCGGCGGAGGTGGGCCGGGTGCGCGAGAAGTTCCCGGCGCTCAAGGACCGGGTGCTGTAA
- a CDS encoding NHL domain-containing thioredoxin family protein, which yields MTDAAPPTRTRARVRAPELTGRGGWLNTGGAALSLAGLRGRIVVLDFWTFCCVNCLHVLDELRELEQRHADTLVIVGVHSPKFAHEAEHQAVVDAVERYGVHHPVLDDPELATWKQYAVRAWPTLVVIDPEGYVVAQHAGEGHAHALETLVGRLEEEHAAKGTLRRGDGPYVPPEPEPTALRFPGKALRLPGSGHFLVSDTTRHQLVELAEDGETVLRRVGSGVRGLADGPPEAARFSEPQGLAALPDGTVVVADTVNHALRSYDPGTGAVGTLAGTGAQWWRGSPTSGPAREVALSSPWDVAWFADRVWIAMAGTHQLWTYTPPGAGGAGGSVAVAAGTANEGLVDGPAGEAWFAQPSGLAAAGDRLWVADAETSALRWVERADPASGPASEGDGWEVRTAVGTGLFDFGHRDGDAGQALLQHPLGVTALPDGSVAVADTYNHALRRYDPATGRVSTLATDLRELSDAVLADGGGAGGDRTDGDLVVVESARHRLTRLRLPEEAVRVASVAHRTQRAATEVAPGELRLDVVFQPPAGQKLDVRYGPSTRLQVSATPPELLAEGAGDGTDLNRRLVLAEDGGGGAVTEGVLHISAMAASCDDDAANQYPACHVHQQDWGVPVRVTAGGARRLPLVLAGMDDA from the coding sequence ATGACCGATGCCGCACCGCCCACCCGTACGCGCGCCCGCGTCCGCGCCCCCGAGCTGACCGGCCGCGGCGGCTGGCTGAACACGGGCGGCGCCGCCCTCAGCCTCGCCGGCCTGCGCGGACGCATCGTCGTGCTGGACTTCTGGACCTTCTGCTGCGTGAACTGCCTGCACGTCCTCGACGAGCTGCGCGAACTGGAGCAGCGGCACGCGGACACCCTCGTGATCGTCGGGGTGCACTCGCCGAAGTTCGCGCACGAGGCCGAGCACCAGGCGGTCGTGGACGCCGTCGAACGCTACGGCGTCCACCACCCCGTACTGGACGACCCGGAGCTGGCGACGTGGAAGCAGTACGCCGTACGGGCCTGGCCGACGCTCGTCGTCATCGACCCGGAGGGCTACGTCGTCGCGCAGCACGCCGGCGAGGGCCACGCGCACGCCCTGGAGACGCTCGTCGGCCGGCTGGAGGAGGAGCACGCCGCGAAGGGCACGCTGCGGCGCGGCGACGGCCCGTACGTGCCGCCCGAGCCGGAGCCCACCGCGCTCCGCTTCCCCGGCAAGGCGCTGCGGCTGCCCGGCAGCGGCCACTTCCTCGTCTCGGACACCACCCGGCACCAGCTCGTCGAGCTGGCGGAGGACGGCGAGACGGTCCTGCGGCGCGTCGGCAGCGGCGTACGCGGGCTGGCCGACGGGCCGCCGGAGGCGGCGCGGTTCAGCGAGCCGCAGGGCCTCGCGGCGCTCCCCGACGGCACGGTCGTGGTGGCCGACACCGTGAACCACGCGCTGCGCTCGTACGACCCCGGGACCGGCGCCGTCGGCACCCTCGCCGGCACGGGCGCACAGTGGTGGCGCGGCTCACCGACGAGCGGGCCGGCGCGCGAGGTGGCGCTGTCGTCGCCGTGGGACGTGGCGTGGTTCGCGGACCGGGTGTGGATCGCGATGGCGGGAACGCACCAGCTGTGGACGTATACGCCGCCAGGTGCAGGTGGGGCCGGCGGGTCGGTCGCGGTCGCGGCGGGCACCGCCAACGAGGGGCTGGTCGACGGGCCCGCGGGCGAGGCGTGGTTCGCGCAGCCGTCGGGGCTCGCGGCGGCCGGCGACCGGCTGTGGGTGGCGGACGCGGAGACGTCGGCGCTGCGGTGGGTGGAGCGCGCGGATCCGGCTTCCGGTCCGGCGTCGGAGGGGGACGGCTGGGAGGTCCGTACGGCCGTCGGCACCGGCCTCTTCGACTTCGGCCACCGCGACGGCGACGCCGGACAGGCGCTGCTGCAGCACCCGTTGGGCGTGACGGCGCTTCCGGACGGGTCGGTCGCCGTCGCCGACACGTACAACCACGCGCTGCGCCGCTACGACCCGGCGACCGGCCGCGTCAGCACGCTCGCCACCGACCTGCGCGAGCTGTCGGACGCGGTGCTGGCGGACGGGGGCGGTGCGGGCGGTGACCGTACGGACGGCGACCTGGTGGTCGTCGAGTCGGCGCGGCACCGGCTGACCCGGCTGCGGCTGCCGGAGGAGGCCGTACGCGTCGCCTCCGTCGCCCACCGTACGCAGCGCGCGGCCACCGAGGTCGCGCCGGGCGAACTGCGGCTGGACGTCGTCTTCCAGCCCCCGGCGGGGCAGAAACTCGATGTGCGGTACGGGCCCTCGACGCGGCTCCAGGTCAGCGCCACCCCGCCGGAGCTGCTGGCGGAGGGCGCGGGCGACGGAACCGACCTGAACCGCCGCCTGGTGCTGGCGGAGGACGGCGGCGGGGGCGCGGTCACGGAGGGCGTCCTGCACATCTCCGCGATGGCCGCTTCCTGCGACGACGACGCGGCGAACCAGTACCCGGCCTGCCATGTCCACCAGCAGGACTGGGGAGTTCCCGTACGGGTCACGGCGGGCGGTGCGCGGCGGCTGCCGCTGGTGCTGGCGGGCATGGACGACGCGTGA
- a CDS encoding MFS transporter: protein MWTIGVGVYFVAITFRTSLGVAGIDAAERFDVNASALSTFSLLQLLVYAGMQIPVGLLVDRWGTKKVLTLGAVLFTIGQFGFALSDSYAMALACRALLGCGDAMTFISVLRLGGRWFPARRGPLIAQLAGLVGMAGNLVTTLVLARVLAAVGWTPTFAGSALGGVLALTLVLLFLKDHPEGHEPEPVAHLGRDYVRRQIADAWREPGTRLGLWVHFTTQFPAMVFLLLWGMPFLVDAQGLSRGTAGELLTLIVLANMVIGLVYGQVIARHHAARTPIVLGTIAATAAAWATVLSWPGQPPMGVLLMLCTVLGACGPASMIGFDFARPANPPERQGTASGIVNMGGFTASMTTLLAVGVLLDLTGDNYRIAFTTIFVLEAVGLSQILRLRGRAQRREQERVVASRVEAVHHVPA, encoded by the coding sequence ATGTGGACGATCGGCGTCGGCGTCTACTTCGTGGCGATCACCTTCCGTACGAGCCTCGGCGTCGCCGGCATCGACGCCGCCGAACGCTTCGACGTCAATGCCTCCGCCCTGTCCACCTTCTCCCTCCTCCAACTCCTGGTGTACGCGGGGATGCAGATCCCCGTCGGACTGCTGGTGGACCGCTGGGGCACGAAGAAGGTGCTGACGCTCGGCGCGGTCCTCTTCACCATCGGGCAGTTCGGCTTCGCGCTGTCCGACTCGTACGCGATGGCGCTGGCCTGCCGCGCGCTGCTCGGCTGCGGTGACGCGATGACGTTCATCAGCGTGCTGCGGCTCGGCGGCCGGTGGTTCCCCGCCCGGCGCGGACCGCTGATCGCGCAGCTCGCCGGACTGGTGGGCATGGCGGGCAACCTCGTCACCACGCTCGTACTCGCCCGTGTGCTCGCCGCCGTCGGCTGGACCCCGACCTTCGCGGGCAGTGCGCTGGGCGGCGTGCTGGCGCTCACGCTGGTGCTGCTGTTCCTCAAAGACCACCCCGAGGGGCACGAACCGGAACCCGTGGCGCACCTGGGCCGCGACTACGTACGCCGCCAGATCGCCGATGCCTGGCGCGAACCCGGCACCCGGCTGGGGCTGTGGGTGCACTTCACCACGCAGTTCCCGGCGATGGTGTTCCTGCTGCTGTGGGGCATGCCGTTCCTGGTGGACGCGCAGGGCCTCTCACGCGGGACCGCCGGCGAACTCCTGACCCTGATCGTGCTCGCCAACATGGTGATCGGCCTGGTCTACGGCCAGGTCATCGCCCGGCACCACGCGGCCCGTACGCCCATCGTGCTGGGCACCATCGCGGCCACCGCCGCGGCCTGGGCCACCGTGCTGAGCTGGCCGGGGCAGCCGCCCATGGGGGTGCTGCTGATGCTGTGCACGGTGCTGGGCGCGTGCGGCCCGGCCTCCATGATCGGCTTCGACTTCGCCCGCCCCGCCAACCCGCCGGAACGGCAGGGCACGGCCTCCGGCATCGTCAACATGGGCGGCTTCACGGCCTCGATGACGACGCTGCTCGCGGTGGGGGTCCTGCTGGACCTTACCGGTGACAACTACCGGATCGCCTTCACCACGATCTTCGTGCTGGAGGCGGTGGGACTGAGCCAGATCCTCCGCCTGCGGGGGCGCGCGCAGCGGCGCGAGCAGGAACGGGTGGTGGCCAGCCGCGTCGAAGCGGTCCACCACGTCCCGGCGTAG